The genomic segment GGGAAGCCCATGTCCAAGAGTGACCCATTCGGATTCGATATTTCAGTCGGTGCCTCGAAGAAGAAAAACCCCCGCGGCCGGCGGGGCATGTCGGGTGCGTCCGAGACCTCAACCCGCGTCTGCGAGAAAGAGGGATGCAACGAGCCCGGCAAGTATCGTGCGCCCAAGGCGCCCGACGTGCTGGATGACTTCTACTGGTTCTGCAAGGACCACGTCCGCGAATACAACAACACGTGGAACTTCTTCGACGGCACGACCGAGGCCGAGATGAACGCCCAGATGTCGAAGGACAAGGTCTGGGAACGTCAGACCAAGGCGTTCAACGACCCCGAGGCGCGCGCCTGGGCCCGGCTGGGCATCGAGGATCCGCACCAGGTCCTGGGCGGCAACGCCACGCAGAACCCCGGCAAGACCCGCACGAACCAGCGCAAACTGCCCCCGACCGAGCGCCGAGCCCTCGAGATTCTCGAGGCCGAGGATCATTGGTCGAAGGCGGATATTCGCAAGGCTTACAAGGCGTTGATCAAGGTTCTTCACCCTGACATCAACGGCGGCGACCGCAGCCAGGAAGAACAGTTGCAACAGGTCGTCTGGGCCTGGGACCAGATCAAGCCGAGCCGGAACTTCAAATAGGCCCGCAAAAGGGCCCTAGGGGGTAACCGGCTCCGGCTCCTGCCCCACCCGGCGCGCGCCAAGACGCGGGTGCAGCGTGGCCGCCAGCCCCCAGCACCCGCCAAGCGCCAGCCCGGCCAGCGCGAACACGCCCGACACCGGCGCCACCAGCAGAACCAGCCAGGCCGCGCCCGGCGTCAGGATCCCCGACACGTCGCGGAAGCTGGAATAGACCGCCGACATTTCCGTGCGCTCCGACGGCTTCACCGACATCAGGAACGGCAGCCCGCCGCAGATATCGAGCAACACCAGGAAAGCCGACGCGCAGAACAGCGCCGCCAGCGCGAAGGGCGGCGTCGGCGCCAGCACCCAGCCCGCGAAGAACAGCAGCCCGGCACAGGCGAAGCCCGTGCGCACCGCGATACGCACCGTGCGCCGCTGCATCCATCGCAGCATCACCGGGGTCAGAAACAGCGTGGCATTCGTGGCCGACATCATGAAACCGCCGGTCTGGGGGTCGAGCCCGCTCTCGACCGCATAGATCGGCAGGTAGACCACGTAGGCCCACCACCCGCACGACCGGATGACGGCAAAACTCCACCCCACCACCAGCCGTGGCTGGGCAAAGAACCGGCCGAGATAGCGCAGCGGGTTCGCCGCAGGCCGTCGCGCCCGGGTGATCAGTTTGCCATTGCCGAGCCGCATGATGAAAAACAGCGTCAGCAACCCGCAGATCGCCGCCGCCGAAACCAGAAACGGCGCCGGCGCCCACCACTGCATCAGCGTCACGCCCGCAACCGGGCCGATGGTCCAGCCAAGCGCGCCGTAGAACATCCGCAGCGTTTCGCTCCGGCCCAGCTCCGCGCGTTCGACATAGTCGAGCACGTAGGCGTTGAAGCAGACGAAAAGCGACACCGTGGCCACCGTGACCATCACCAGCCCCCCGACGACGCCCGTGCCCCCCGTGGCCGCCAGAAGCGCGCCGGACAGGAAAAGCGTACCGGCCCCGGCATACAGCCACCGGCGCGGAATGAACCGGTTGAGCCACGGCACGAGCAGCCCCGCGATCAGCGACAGGACCCCGGTCAGGAAATAGATTTCCGAGACGACCTGTGCATCGCCCATCGCCTGGTACATCGCCACCGGGAAAACCGAGACCAGCATGCCACGTGCCACCGCCTCGGCCCCCGCCAGCATGGCAAAGCCGCGCATCGACGGCGCTGGGGCATGGCGAAGCCATTCGGGTATGCGGCGCTCGAACATCTGCGGCCTGTCTTATTGCTGCTTTTCTGTTCGGATGCGCCCGGAAACGGGGCTTGTCGCCTCCGTTCGCGACCCGCAGGTCGGAAACGGGCCGCCGCCGCAGGCCCGAAACGAAAAACGGCCGCCCGAACCGGCGACCGTTGTCATGCTGTTGCGAAGGATGCGCCGTCAGGCCGGCTTGAACACCAGGCTCACGCCGTTCAGGCAGTGCCGCTTGCCGGTCGGCTGCGGGCCGTCGTTGAAGATATGGCCCAGGTGGCTGCCACAGCGGCGGCAATGCACCTCGGTACGCGGATAGATCAGCTTGAAGTCGCGCTTGGTTTCCACCGCGTTGTCCAGTGGCCGATAGAAGCTGGGCCAGCCCGTGCCGCTGTCGAATTTCGTGTCCGACGGGTAAAGCGCCAGGTCGCAGCCCCGGCAGTGATACGTGCCCTCGGAATACTGCTTGTCGAGCGGCGAGCTGCCGGCCGGCTCGGTCCCCTCCTGCCGCATGACCTTGTATTGCAGGTCGGTCAGCATCGACCGCCATTCTGCCTCGGTCCGGGTGACTTCGAAATTCCCCGAGGCCGAGCTCGCTTCGCCCATCGACGTCACCGCAACAGCCGTGCCGCCCATCAGGATCATGGTGATAAAGCCTCGGCGGTTCATGGGGTATCCTCCCTTTGGTCGTTGCCTGTCCAAAGATGCGGGTTGCAGGGCGGCACAGCAAGAGCGCCGCCCTGCACAATTCGGTGATCGGGCTCAGCCTTCGCCGGGCAGGATCACGGTGTCGACGACGTGAATCACGCCATTCGACTGATCGACATCGGCGATCGTCACGTTGATCGTCTGGCCGCGCTGGTCGGTCAGCATGATGTTGTCACCCTGGTACCGCGCTTCCAGCTCGCAGCCGCCGACGGTGGGCACGATGTGCATGCCGCCATCGTCGTCGACCATACCCTTGATGGCCGTCGACATCGCGTCAGCCGACACCACGTGGCAGGTCAGGATCTCGGTCAGCTTGTCCTTGTAGGCCGGCTGCATCAGCGCCTCGAGCGTCTCGGCCGGCAGCTTGTCAAAAGCCGCGTCGGTCGGCGCGAACACGGTGAACGGGCCTTCGCTGGACAGGGTGTCGACAAGACCGGCAGCCTTGACGGCCGCGACAAGGGTCTCGTGGTCGGCCGAGTTGACGGCGTTTTCCACGATGTTCTTGTCAGCATACATCGGCGCGCCCCCGACCATCGGGTTTTCGGCGAATGCTGCGGCGGCGCTCATGGTGGCAACGGCGGTAGCTGCGACAAGTGTCTTGTTGAACATTGTGTATCTCCTCTCTGTTGTAGCGGGCGTCATTGCCCGAAACATGCGACTACCCACGGCAGGCTCGCGGCAGGAGTTTCAGAGAGAAGGTTGAAAACGTACGATCTCACGCATCCGTGATCGCGCCGGTGGCCAGAACCTCGCCTGTTGGCGCCCCGGTCGGCGAGCCGCCTTCTGGTTCGTCGGAAATCGCCAACACCCCGCCGGACAAGGCGTTTTGCAGCTCCTGCGTCACGGTGAAGACGGCCCGGTCATCCTCCGGCAGCACGCCGAGAGAGACCGGCGCGTTGTCCCCGGCAATCAGCCAGAGCTCCAGCGATCGGCCGGGCGCAGCCGCGCCGGAAAGCCGTTCGAGATACAGTTCGGCGGCGTCGGCATCATAGGCTGCCTCGATCACGAGGCTCCGGTCTTCGGCGGCAATCTCGGCCGTATAGGCCGGCGCCTCCGGCGGTACCGGGCCCTGGTCGAGAAAATCGGAGGACACGAACAGCAGCACGGCCAGAACGGCCGCAGCCAGGCCGGTCAGGCCGAAACGCTGCCAAAGTCCCGGGCGGCCCTCGCGCTCGCTCGATCCGAAGAGGCGCATCTCGACCCGCTCCAGCACGTCGTCCGGCGGAGAAACCGGGTCGACCTCGTCCGCGAACCCCGAGAATTCCTCGGCCCAGATGGCGCAAAGCCGCCGCAGGCCGGGCTCGGTTGCAAGGCGCGCCTCGAACGCCGCCGCCTCATCCGGAGACAGCAGATCGAGGATGTACTCCCCTGCAAGAACGACGTCGTCGTTCGGGTCTGACGCTGTGCCGCTCATCGAGACAGGCACTCCCTCAGTTTCAACAGGCTGCGTCGCAGCCAGGTTCGCATCGTGTTGAGCGGCACGTTGTACCGCTCTGCCAGTTCGGCGTATGTGTCGCCGTCCAGGTAGGCACGCCGGACAGCGTCGGCATGACGCTGGTCCAGCTCGCCGAAACAGCCATCCAGCCGGTCCCTTTCGGACGACTGAATCGCCATTGTCTCCGGCCCCGGCGCAGGATCGGCCAGAGTGGCGGTCAGAAGATCACCGCTGGTCGAGTGTCGGGCCCGCCGTTTCCGGTCGATGGCCGCGTTGCGGGCGATGGAAATGAGCCATGTCATCGGGCTCAGGCCATTGGCGCGGTATCGGTCGGCGTTGTTCCAGACCTTCACGTAAACGTCCTGTAGAACGTCTTCCGCCTCGGCCCGGTCATCCAAGACACGCAGAACCACACCGAAGAGTTTCGCCGATGTTCGGGAGTAGACATTGCGGAACGCCGCCCGGTCTTTCAGGGCCATTCGCGCAATCAGATCCTCGATTTCCTGAAGCTCAGACGACATCACTCACCAACTCGTTTCGACCTACGGTAAGGCAGATCACTGACACGTCCAGCAAAACTTCCCCTACCCCTTGCCCTTTCCGGCTTTATGTTGCACCACGTTGCGAAATGCACGACCCGAACCCAGAGGACCCGAACCATGGCGGATGGAACCATTGACACGAATGCCAAGCCGACCGAGGAGATCTCGGTTCGTGACGTGTTCGGCATCGACACGGATATGGTCGTACGGGGCTTTTCCGAGCGCACCGACCGCGTACCCGAGCTTGACACCACCTACAAGTTCGACCCCGACACGACCCTGGCGATCCTCGCCGGCTTCTCCCATAACCGCCGGGTGATGATCCAAGGCTACCACGGCACCGGCAAATCGACCCATATCGAACAGGTCGCGGCCCGCCTCAACTGGCCCGCCGTGCGCGTCAACCTCGACAGCCACATCAGCCGGATCGACCTGATCGGCAAGGACGCCATCAAGCTGCGCGACGGCAAGCAGGTGACCGAATTCCACGAGGGCATCCTGCCCTGGGCGCTGCGCAACCCCGTCGCCATCGTCTTCGACGAGTACGACGCCGGCCGCGCCGACGTGATGTTCGTCATCCAGCGCGTGCTGGAACATGACGGCAAGCTGACACTCCTCGACCAGAACGAGATCATCACGCCCCATCCCTGCTTCCGCCTCTTCGCGACGTCGAACACGGTGGGCCTGGGCGACACCACGGGCCTCTACCACGGGGTCCAGCAGATCAACCAGGCACAGATGGACCGCTGGTCGATGGTCGCGACGCTGAACTATCTCAGCCACGACGCCGAGACCAACATCGTTCTCGCCAAGAACCCGCTCTTCAACACCAAGGATGGCCGCCAGCAGGTCAGCCAGATGGTGACAGTGGCCGACCTGACCCGCACCGCCTTCATGAACGGCGACCTCTCGACGGTCATGAGCCCGCGGACGGTGATCAACTGGGCACAGAACACCCACATCTTCCGCGACGTGGGCTATGCCTTCCGCCTGACCTTCCTCAACAAGTGCGACGAGCTCGAACGCCAGACCGTGGCCGAGTTCTACCAGCGCTGCTTCGACGAGGAACTGCCGGAAAGCGCGGCCAGCGTCAGCCTGGGGTGATCGCCGGGCGGCTTATCGTTGCAGGCTTGGCTGGAGCGATCTGGCCATTCCCGACCTTGGGGGAAGAGCCCTCCAAGGTCGAAATACGCGAAGCCCTGGCATTTTGCGGCGACATATATCGGCGCGCTGCGGAAGCGATCGATGACGGCCCTCGCAAAGACGCGTTTCGCGCAAATGCGGCACTGCTTGAGAAAGCTGTGGAGGGGTGGGCAGGCCTACCCTCGCGCGGCGTTTCCGAAGCCGATATGAACACCGCGCTTGATGGCGGGTCCGCGTCGCTTCCCCGTCCCGAAACGACGGGGGACTGCGACACGCTTTTCACTCCAGAAAACTGATCATATCGGGTCTCGACCCGACCGGCGACCGAACGTCATCCTTTGCCCGGCCCGACGGTTGTTTCGAGCGCTTCTATCCGCGCATCCAGATCATGAGAGTGGCCAGCCATCAGGGTCA from the Roseovarius indicus genome contains:
- the msrB gene encoding peptide-methionine (R)-S-oxide reductase MsrB yields the protein MNRRGFITMILMGGTAVAVTSMGEASSASGNFEVTRTEAEWRSMLTDLQYKVMRQEGTEPAGSSPLDKQYSEGTYHCRGCDLALYPSDTKFDSGTGWPSFYRPLDNAVETKRDFKLIYPRTEVHCRRCGSHLGHIFNDGPQPTGKRHCLNGVSLVFKPA
- a CDS encoding MFS transporter, producing the protein MFERRIPEWLRHAPAPSMRGFAMLAGAEAVARGMLVSVFPVAMYQAMGDAQVVSEIYFLTGVLSLIAGLLVPWLNRFIPRRWLYAGAGTLFLSGALLAATGGTGVVGGLVMVTVATVSLFVCFNAYVLDYVERAELGRSETLRMFYGALGWTIGPVAGVTLMQWWAPAPFLVSAAAICGLLTLFFIMRLGNGKLITRARRPAANPLRYLGRFFAQPRLVVGWSFAVIRSCGWWAYVVYLPIYAVESGLDPQTGGFMMSATNATLFLTPVMLRWMQRRTVRIAVRTGFACAGLLFFAGWVLAPTPPFALAALFCASAFLVLLDICGGLPFLMSVKPSERTEMSAVYSSFRDVSGILTPGAAWLVLLVAPVSGVFALAGLALGGCWGLAATLHPRLGARRVGQEPEPVTP
- a CDS encoding anti-sigma factor, which gives rise to MSGTASDPNDDVVLAGEYILDLLSPDEAAAFEARLATEPGLRRLCAIWAEEFSGFADEVDPVSPPDDVLERVEMRLFGSSEREGRPGLWQRFGLTGLAAAVLAVLLFVSSDFLDQGPVPPEAPAYTAEIAAEDRSLVIEAAYDADAAELYLERLSGAAAPGRSLELWLIAGDNAPVSLGVLPEDDRAVFTVTQELQNALSGGVLAISDEPEGGSPTGAPTGEVLATGAITDA
- the cobS gene encoding cobaltochelatase subunit CobS, with amino-acid sequence MADGTIDTNAKPTEEISVRDVFGIDTDMVVRGFSERTDRVPELDTTYKFDPDTTLAILAGFSHNRRVMIQGYHGTGKSTHIEQVAARLNWPAVRVNLDSHISRIDLIGKDAIKLRDGKQVTEFHEGILPWALRNPVAIVFDEYDAGRADVMFVIQRVLEHDGKLTLLDQNEIITPHPCFRLFATSNTVGLGDTTGLYHGVQQINQAQMDRWSMVATLNYLSHDAETNIVLAKNPLFNTKDGRQQVSQMVTVADLTRTAFMNGDLSTVMSPRTVINWAQNTHIFRDVGYAFRLTFLNKCDELERQTVAEFYQRCFDEELPESAASVSLG
- a CDS encoding fasciclin domain-containing protein, which codes for MFNKTLVAATAVATMSAAAAFAENPMVGGAPMYADKNIVENAVNSADHETLVAAVKAAGLVDTLSSEGPFTVFAPTDAAFDKLPAETLEALMQPAYKDKLTEILTCHVVSADAMSTAIKGMVDDDGGMHIVPTVGGCELEARYQGDNIMLTDQRGQTINVTIADVDQSNGVIHVVDTVILPGEG
- a CDS encoding sigma-70 family RNA polymerase sigma factor, yielding MSSELQEIEDLIARMALKDRAAFRNVYSRTSAKLFGVVLRVLDDRAEAEDVLQDVYVKVWNNADRYRANGLSPMTWLISIARNAAIDRKRRARHSTSGDLLTATLADPAPGPETMAIQSSERDRLDGCFGELDQRHADAVRRAYLDGDTYAELAERYNVPLNTMRTWLRRSLLKLRECLSR
- a CDS encoding J domain-containing protein translates to MSKSDPFGFDISVGASKKKNPRGRRGMSGASETSTRVCEKEGCNEPGKYRAPKAPDVLDDFYWFCKDHVREYNNTWNFFDGTTEAEMNAQMSKDKVWERQTKAFNDPEARAWARLGIEDPHQVLGGNATQNPGKTRTNQRKLPPTERRALEILEAEDHWSKADIRKAYKALIKVLHPDINGGDRSQEEQLQQVVWAWDQIKPSRNFK